The following are from one region of the Atribacterota bacterium genome:
- a CDS encoding Hpt domain-containing protein: MQFVPEEVEILRGILEEAPDYLSDLEERILALERGAGVELLDSLFRSFHSLKGIAGFANLTPIVTSCHRAEDLIKEMKSGRVFPVQEVVDALLGVEDFVQQILGYLGEALTTCSGGTLRVDFAQFQEERVVAKIDHILSQKRETPSKVEMADQEKIAIVDEVFVKEVFRDFLAELEENLTRAEDILLLLEGEPSRGEHVDTAMRAFHSIKGGARLVLGFLPEGPQAELFRSIERVAHRLEDLFQKVRDGQAGLNETVFKETYTGIDLVKNLRQAIVNGVTSFPRGAIEVFLGMKVEKPPSEGKRATLEAFLNIAEQFLDVLKDFPASPSQEEKEQVVRLGEALKSGLVRLGLETHLSLVEEIAEKACEGDVSCLQGLQAEFLNFIATMKAQREVHEERRGQVLCSSAGVSHDAVHTVRVDREKLEKMLNLVGELLILKNATRTFIRKIAEESSVFLSEAKGIASGLERLTAEFQSMVLSLRMVPVAELFARYRRTVRDLAQSLGKNVILAVESGDTELDRTVIEKLADPLTHLVRNAVDHGIETPEEREHCGKPREGKIALRAYYRGAYAFVEVEDDGREWILRRFE; this comes from the coding sequence CACCCCAATTGTTACAAGCTGTCATAGAGCTGAGGATTTGATAAAAGAGATGAAAAGCGGAAGGGTGTTTCCGGTACAAGAGGTGGTTGACGCCTTACTTGGAGTGGAGGACTTTGTCCAGCAGATTTTGGGATACCTTGGGGAAGCTCTGACGACATGTTCTGGAGGAACGCTGAGGGTTGACTTTGCTCAGTTTCAAGAAGAACGTGTGGTTGCAAAGATTGACCATATCCTGAGTCAAAAAAGAGAAACTCCTTCCAAGGTAGAAATGGCAGACCAGGAGAAAATTGCAATCGTTGACGAAGTGTTTGTGAAAGAAGTGTTCCGAGATTTTTTGGCGGAACTTGAAGAAAATCTGACACGTGCAGAGGACATTTTGCTTCTTCTGGAGGGTGAACCTTCCCGGGGAGAACATGTTGACACCGCGATGCGAGCGTTTCACAGCATCAAAGGTGGGGCTCGACTCGTTTTGGGTTTTCTTCCTGAAGGTCCTCAGGCTGAACTTTTCCGCTCTATAGAACGTGTTGCACACCGCCTGGAAGACCTCTTTCAAAAAGTTCGGGATGGTCAGGCTGGACTGAATGAAACAGTGTTTAAAGAGACCTATACCGGGATTGATCTGGTAAAGAATCTTCGTCAGGCTATCGTCAACGGTGTGACCAGTTTTCCTCGAGGGGCTATTGAGGTGTTTCTGGGAATGAAAGTCGAAAAGCCTCCTTCAGAAGGGAAAAGGGCCACTTTGGAGGCTTTTCTGAACATTGCTGAACAGTTCCTGGACGTTTTGAAGGATTTTCCGGCTTCTCCTTCACAGGAAGAAAAGGAACAGGTGGTGCGATTGGGTGAAGCGTTGAAAAGTGGCTTAGTTCGTCTTGGTTTAGAAACCCACCTTTCTCTCGTGGAGGAGATCGCCGAAAAAGCTTGTGAGGGCGATGTGTCGTGTCTACAAGGGCTGCAGGCTGAATTTTTGAATTTCATTGCCACTATGAAGGCACAAAGAGAGGTTCACGAAGAACGGAGAGGTCAAGTGTTGTGTTCTTCTGCTGGCGTATCGCATGATGCTGTGCATACTGTACGTGTGGACCGTGAGAAGCTGGAGAAAATGTTGAATCTGGTTGGGGAACTTTTAATCCTTAAAAATGCGACTCGAACTTTTATTCGAAAAATCGCAGAAGAGTCTTCGGTTTTCCTTTCGGAGGCGAAAGGCATTGCTTCTGGTTTGGAACGGTTGACTGCTGAGTTTCAGTCTATGGTGCTTTCATTGCGCATGGTTCCAGTTGCAGAGCTCTTTGCGCGCTACCGGAGAACAGTGCGGGATCTTGCCCAATCGCTGGGCAAAAATGTCATTCTTGCTGTGGAGAGCGGTGATACGGAACTTGACCGTACGGTAATTGAGAAACTGGCAGATCCTTTGACACACCTGGTACGCAATGCAGTCGATCATGGTATTGAAACACCTGAGGAGCGAGAACATTGTGGTAAGCCCAGGGAAGGGAAAATAGCTTTACGTGCTTACTATCGGGGAGCGTATGCTTTTGTGGAGGTAGAAGATGATGGAAGGGAGTGGATACTCAGGCGGTTCGAGTAA
- a CDS encoding ParA family protein: MGKIVTFSNRKGGTGKTTVAVNVAALLGDQGTKCLLIDLDSQAHATVHLGLNPLSVRYSVYEALIDFLEGKRWKPELFCVVENLTVAPSNQNLAALDVELSRVQDGELILRDFLLEMEASFDYLIIDTPPSLGFTTLSALVATQYLVIPTKIDFLSGVGLAQMMELYYRVSGTLNPLICFLGIVPTFFETRTRFGREILSELSRTFGVDKIFPPLRQDIKVMEASSHAMPVHRYAPHCRAAQDMRMIVAEMVERMKRQ; this comes from the coding sequence ATGGGAAAAATCGTGACATTCTCCAATCGTAAGGGCGGAACTGGAAAAACCACAGTGGCGGTGAATGTTGCGGCGTTGCTTGGGGATCAGGGCACAAAGTGTCTACTCATCGATCTCGATTCTCAGGCTCACGCCACCGTGCATCTTGGTCTTAATCCTCTTAGTGTACGATATAGCGTCTATGAAGCTCTCATTGATTTTCTGGAAGGAAAGCGATGGAAACCGGAACTTTTCTGTGTGGTTGAGAACCTGACCGTTGCGCCTTCCAATCAGAATCTGGCAGCATTGGATGTGGAGTTGAGCCGTGTTCAGGATGGGGAGCTTATTCTTCGAGATTTCCTCCTCGAAATGGAAGCTTCTTTTGATTATCTGATCATCGACACACCGCCATCTTTGGGCTTTACCACCCTGAGTGCTCTGGTGGCTACTCAGTACCTTGTTATTCCCACCAAAATTGATTTTCTCTCTGGGGTGGGTCTTGCTCAGATGATGGAACTCTACTATCGCGTGAGTGGGACACTTAATCCACTCATCTGTTTTCTGGGTATCGTGCCGACGTTTTTTGAGACGAGGACTCGTTTTGGTCGGGAGATTTTGAGTGAACTTTCTCGCACGTTTGGGGTGGATAAAATCTTTCCTCCCCTGCGGCAGGATATCAAAGTGATGGAAGCTTCCAGTCATGCGATGCCAGTTCACCGTTATGCTCCCCATTGTCGGGCTGCACAGGATATGCGAATGATTGTTGCCGAAATGGTAGAAAGGATGAAAAGGCAATGA
- a CDS encoding chemotaxis protein CheW — translation MDTQAVRVKAVERGLVSSEQALRLSDQEVLSFLFAPGFSTARVVSDLSGRGVGMDVVKTNVESIGGRVDIDSVPGRGTMVRMRIPLSLLVIRGLMVGIGGERYIFPLDFVRETVKIPRKLVREYFNGRFAEVRGTILPLVLAEEILFQRTISFGSKVFDFDLVPLVVIGSSDETFAIVVDKFLEEGEYLVKAVPEYMRGDGLVSGITIMGDGSVVVILNPQRVVQ, via the coding sequence GTGGATACTCAGGCGGTTCGAGTAAAAGCGGTAGAACGGGGTCTTGTGTCTTCAGAGCAAGCATTGCGGTTGTCGGATCAGGAAGTGCTTTCCTTCCTTTTCGCTCCTGGCTTCAGCACCGCGCGGGTTGTTTCGGATCTTTCAGGAAGAGGCGTGGGGATGGATGTAGTAAAAACCAATGTGGAAAGCATTGGTGGACGAGTGGACATCGATTCTGTCCCGGGCAGAGGAACCATGGTACGGATGCGCATCCCTCTTTCTCTTTTGGTGATACGGGGTCTTATGGTCGGTATTGGTGGCGAGCGGTACATCTTTCCCTTAGATTTTGTTCGGGAGACGGTAAAAATTCCGCGGAAACTGGTGCGAGAATATTTTAATGGACGCTTTGCGGAAGTGAGGGGTACGATACTTCCCCTGGTATTGGCCGAGGAGATTCTTTTTCAAAGAACCATTTCTTTTGGAAGCAAGGTTTTTGACTTTGATTTGGTGCCGCTTGTGGTAATAGGGAGTAGTGACGAAACCTTTGCCATTGTGGTGGATAAATTCCTGGAAGAAGGAGAGTATCTGGTGAAAGCGGTGCCGGAGTACATGCGGGGAGATGGATTGGTATCTGGCATCACCATTATGGGAGATGGATCGGTGGTGGTCATCCTGAATCCCCAGAGAGTGGTGCAGTGA
- a CDS encoding Hsp70 family protein, which yields MIVGIDFGTTNSLVAYVDKTLRPEIIINERGARLTPSVVYFKNEKQVLVGELAKSHALARPEQTILRVKRKMGTSHHYIIFGRQYTPSEIGGLIFQKLRQYASNFLGEQVRQAVVTVPAYFDDNQRQGVLWAASLGGIEVVKLLNEPTAGALAYGIHEKGDKRILVLDFGGGTFDITLMNCREGLFEVMGTGGSTELGGADFDAVLVHWVAETVFEERGVDLERDPIAMHQLWIHAERVKMDLSSITEASVIIPYLALTEDGPVHVHLAVSRQQFERLTAYLFERAFELIKVTLRDTGVLPQDIDVVILSGGSSRMPFFRETVRSMFPQAVLRGEVNPDEVVALGAAVCAGILEGRLNHVEFRDILPHSLGVLDDDGCFVPVIERGTVYPAVATRMFTNTQDEQNQVTVAVLQERGERLLRLGYFHFHSPRRWKKGEARLAISFIVNDNGVLEVVAEDTDTGKAETLTIHGGVLEVTEERTALERRGIGLEVL from the coding sequence ATGATTGTGGGCATTGATTTTGGCACGACCAATTCTCTGGTCGCTTATGTCGATAAGACTTTGAGACCAGAAATCATCATTAATGAACGGGGTGCTCGGCTTACTCCTTCGGTAGTGTACTTTAAAAATGAGAAGCAGGTTCTGGTGGGTGAACTAGCCAAATCCCATGCTCTGGCCCGGCCTGAACAGACTATCCTGCGAGTGAAGAGAAAAATGGGCACCAGCCATCATTACATTATTTTTGGAAGGCAATACACACCCTCAGAAATCGGAGGGCTTATCTTTCAGAAGTTGCGACAGTACGCTTCAAATTTCTTGGGGGAGCAGGTTCGACAAGCCGTGGTGACTGTTCCTGCCTATTTTGATGATAACCAGAGGCAGGGTGTTTTGTGGGCCGCATCCCTGGGAGGTATCGAGGTGGTGAAACTGTTGAACGAACCAACTGCCGGTGCTCTGGCGTACGGAATCCATGAAAAAGGAGATAAACGTATTCTGGTGCTTGATTTTGGAGGAGGAACCTTCGATATCACCTTGATGAACTGCCGGGAGGGGCTATTTGAAGTCATGGGAACGGGTGGGAGTACCGAACTTGGGGGTGCCGATTTTGACGCCGTGCTGGTACACTGGGTTGCTGAGACGGTTTTTGAGGAACGTGGCGTGGACCTGGAACGCGATCCCATCGCCATGCACCAGCTATGGATTCATGCCGAGAGGGTGAAGATGGATCTCTCCAGTATCACTGAGGCCAGCGTTATTATTCCCTATCTTGCTTTGACTGAGGATGGGCCAGTACATGTGCATCTTGCCGTTTCCCGCCAGCAATTTGAGCGATTGACCGCTTATCTTTTTGAGCGGGCTTTTGAACTCATTAAAGTGACGTTGAGGGATACGGGGGTCCTTCCTCAGGATATCGATGTGGTGATCTTGAGTGGCGGTTCGTCCCGGATGCCGTTTTTTCGTGAAACCGTGCGATCCATGTTTCCTCAAGCGGTACTACGAGGAGAGGTAAATCCCGATGAAGTTGTAGCTCTGGGTGCAGCGGTGTGTGCGGGAATACTGGAAGGACGCCTAAACCATGTGGAGTTTCGGGATATCCTTCCTCATTCCCTGGGTGTTCTGGATGATGATGGATGTTTTGTGCCGGTAATCGAGCGAGGTACGGTTTATCCGGCGGTGGCGACCAGAATGTTTACCAATACCCAGGACGAGCAGAATCAGGTAACGGTGGCCGTGCTCCAAGAACGAGGGGAGAGGTTATTGCGATTGGGTTATTTTCATTTTCATTCTCCCCGGAGATGGAAGAAGGGCGAAGCAAGGCTGGCGATTAGTTTTATCGTGAACGATAACGGAGTGCTGGAGGTGGTGGCGGAAGACACAGATACTGGTAAAGCAGAGACGTTAACAATTCATGGAGGGGTACTTGAAGTGACGGAGGAAAGAACGGCTTTAGAGAGGCGGGGTATAGGTTTGGAAGTTCTTTAG